A genome region from Fervidicoccaceae archaeon includes the following:
- a CDS encoding PhoU domain-containing protein: MLYVRRVQLTGRSTLIVSLPRDWARRAGVGKGSRVLIEVLPDNSLRISPSFERAERPRAPERVIDLRSSSASAAAKALVSAYVAGYRVFRVLHDESGSTIAQTLRDLVSSKIMDVVVTDESSSGLTMRVVGSQLDLGVGEAVALAARHVSYMFRDLVEGMKRGDLSQLQSVRARDDLVDRLYLSLTRRLVAVLSGEVSPAEAGLESPAEALHYYHGFKALERVADHVASMAEEASKIALRGGSIGEDLVAMVEEASSIFSRAASALSKLDAGAALRLADEIESRRIEVRRLLESAAGGEAARYGLLMSLSRVLGYSLDMVEDVLDVLTLKELLKSVSEAAR, from the coding sequence GTGCTATACGTCAGGAGGGTCCAGCTGACGGGGCGCTCCACGCTCATAGTCTCGCTCCCGAGGGATTGGGCGAGAAGGGCCGGAGTAGGTAAGGGCTCTAGAGTGCTCATCGAGGTCCTCCCCGATAACAGCCTCAGGATCTCTCCCTCCTTCGAGAGAGCGGAGAGACCTCGAGCTCCCGAGAGGGTCATCGACCTGCGCTCCTCGAGCGCGAGCGCCGCGGCCAAGGCCCTGGTCTCGGCCTACGTGGCCGGCTACAGAGTATTCAGGGTGCTCCACGACGAATCCGGCTCGACCATCGCTCAGACTCTCCGCGACCTCGTCTCCTCGAAGATTATGGATGTCGTCGTTACGGACGAGTCTAGCTCGGGCCTGACGATGAGAGTCGTCGGGAGTCAGCTCGACCTGGGCGTCGGCGAGGCCGTAGCTCTGGCGGCGAGGCACGTAAGCTACATGTTCAGGGACCTTGTCGAGGGGATGAAGAGGGGCGACCTCTCCCAACTCCAGAGCGTCAGGGCGAGGGACGACCTAGTCGACAGGCTCTATCTGAGTCTGACGAGGAGGCTCGTGGCCGTGCTCTCGGGCGAGGTCTCCCCGGCCGAGGCCGGCCTCGAGAGCCCAGCCGAGGCTCTCCACTACTACCACGGCTTCAAGGCTCTCGAGCGCGTTGCCGATCACGTCGCGTCGATGGCCGAGGAGGCCTCGAAGATCGCCTTAAGGGGGGGCTCCATTGGCGAGGACTTGGTGGCGATGGTCGAGGAGGCTAGCTCCATTTTCTCTAGGGCCGCCTCGGCTCTCTCCAAGCTGGATGCGGGGGCCGCCCTTCGGCTCGCGGACGAGATCGAGTCCAGGAGGATCGAGGTCAGGAGGCTCTTAGAGAGCGCCGCTGGGGGCGAGGCGGCGCGCTACGGGCTCCTCATGAGCCTCTCGAGGGTGCTCGGCTACTCGCTCGACATGGTCGAGGACGTGCTCGACGTGTTGACCCTCAAGGAGCTCCTGAAGTCTGTGAGCGAGGCGGCGCGCTGA
- a CDS encoding proton-conducting transporter membrane subunit, with amino-acid sequence MTPLGALASETSVLLLTSAGVTAIASTGLLGEARSRSISTYLLTAWTGLLLLIFVGARSPAGFIGATSAAIGLAAALSSSCIIRERGKFLHDAVLLALVASAYLVAQSRDLIRLFVYWELMSVSILVLTVFHWHRENLESALKYVMMCGVGSLLALVGIGMTVAEAGSTSIEAVARASPLAKALMAVGFGVEAAIFPLHFWLPDVHMAAPSTASALLSGIAIETGAYVAASVALLDAHVAKAFALAALIGAFIGNLAAIRQDDMKRMLAYSSVAHVSYIVLGLVAGAALAKTYAQLHIMAHGLLKGAAFLLSGLFIALWGTRSLSVLAGKLERTIALKFSIVALGLGLTGVPPFLTFWSEAFTFIGLVTTNFFAATMAVGMAIAILISAAFYFRLFYSLSVGKGPVLHDGSGESGGNSEERPELGASETVALVAILALIIVAIALSAFPKTLIDYFNLGQMMLPPA; translated from the coding sequence ATGACCCCCCTCGGAGCCCTCGCGAGCGAGACCTCGGTCCTGCTCCTCACCTCGGCGGGAGTGACCGCTATAGCCTCGACGGGCCTCCTCGGCGAGGCGAGGAGCAGGAGTATATCGACCTATCTTCTGACGGCGTGGACTGGGCTCCTCCTATTGATCTTCGTTGGCGCGAGGAGCCCGGCCGGCTTCATAGGCGCTACCTCGGCCGCCATAGGGCTCGCCGCGGCTCTCTCTTCAAGCTGTATCATCAGGGAGAGAGGCAAGTTCCTGCACGACGCTGTGCTCCTCGCTCTCGTCGCGTCGGCCTATCTCGTGGCTCAGAGCAGAGACCTCATCAGGCTCTTCGTCTATTGGGAGCTCATGAGCGTGTCGATACTGGTCCTAACGGTGTTCCACTGGCACAGAGAGAACCTAGAGTCGGCCCTCAAGTACGTCATGATGTGCGGCGTCGGCAGCTTGCTCGCTCTGGTCGGCATCGGCATGACCGTGGCCGAGGCGGGCAGCACGTCGATCGAGGCCGTGGCCCGCGCGAGTCCGCTGGCGAAGGCCCTCATGGCCGTGGGCTTCGGCGTAGAGGCCGCGATCTTCCCGCTGCACTTCTGGCTCCCCGACGTCCACATGGCCGCTCCCAGCACCGCTAGCGCTCTCTTATCCGGCATAGCCATAGAGACGGGCGCCTACGTGGCCGCCAGCGTGGCCTTGCTCGACGCGCACGTCGCCAAGGCGTTCGCGCTGGCCGCCCTCATCGGAGCATTCATTGGCAACTTAGCGGCCATAAGGCAGGACGACATGAAGCGGATGCTCGCCTACAGCAGCGTAGCTCACGTCAGCTACATAGTTTTGGGCCTCGTGGCTGGAGCCGCCCTCGCCAAGACGTACGCTCAGCTCCACATAATGGCCCACGGCCTTCTCAAGGGAGCGGCCTTCCTGCTCTCCGGCCTCTTCATAGCTCTGTGGGGCACGAGGAGCCTAAGCGTATTGGCCGGGAAGCTCGAGAGGACCATAGCGTTGAAGTTCTCCATCGTGGCCTTGGGCCTCGGCCTAACGGGGGTCCCCCCGTTCCTCACGTTCTGGAGCGAGGCTTTCACGTTCATAGGGCTCGTGACGACGAACTTCTTCGCGGCCACGATGGCCGTCGGTATGGCGATCGCGATACTGATCTCGGCCGCGTTCTACTTCAGACTGTTCTACTCTCTGAGCGTTGGGAAGGGGCCGGTCCTCCACGATGGGAGCGGAGAGAGCGGCGGGAACTCGGAGGAGAGGCCCGAGCTAGGCGCGAGCGAGACGGTGGCGCTGGTCGCGATCCTGGCTCTCATCATCGTGGCCATAGCCTTGAGCGCCTTCCCGAAGACCTTGATCGACTACTTCAACCTCGGACAAATGATGTTGCCCCCAGCCTAA